One genomic region from Dermacentor variabilis isolate Ectoservices chromosome 6, ASM5094787v1, whole genome shotgun sequence encodes:
- the LOC142585172 gene encoding importin subunit alpha-5-like — translation MPTQNRIVNFKNKGKDQQEMRRRRNEVSVELRKQRKDEQILKRRNVSFSEDPVSPLHEQNKGSFASVEEMVAGLTSPDPDVQLMATQAVRKMLSRERHPPIDAMIQAGVVPVLVSALSNDSCPSLQFEAAWALTNIASGTAEQTDTLVQAGAVPLFVRLLASSHANVCEQAVWALGNIAGDGPNLRDLVLQAGILKPLLALARPDTPAPFIRNVTWSLSNLCRNKNPPPPFETIRECLPTLAQLIHHTDREVVADACWALSYLTDGANEQIEEVVQQPGVVARLVELLGGGQHPVSVVTPALRALGNIVTGSDAQTQAVIDAGALVPLRALLRHPKSNLQKEAAWAVSNITAGTEQQIQAVVDAGLIEPLIEVLATGDARSQKEAVWAVTNLTSGGSLSQAVYALQAGVLPPVCDLLTVQDPKTLLVALDAIRNLLAAGDRLNERDHVCSMIEEAGGLDKIEALQHHENAEVYRASLAIIEEYFSEEPEDYNLAPEAGGDSFAFSAPTTSDQGFSF, via the exons ATGCCTACCCAGAACCGAATAGTAAACTTCAAGAACAAGGGCAAAGACCAGCAG GAAATGCGGCGGCGGAGAAACGAAGTCAGCGTGGAACTTCGCAAGCAGCGCAAGGACGAGCAGATCCTCAAAAGGCGAAATGTCAGCTTCAGCGAGGACCCCGTCAGTCCACTACACGAACAGAACAAG GGCTCCTTCGCATCTGTGGAGGAAATGGTTGCTGGTCTGACCAGCCCAGACCCAGACGTTCAACTGATGGCAACACAGGCAGTGCGCAAGATGCTATCAAGGGAGCGACACCCCCCCATAGACGCTATGATTCAGGCTGGAGTTGTGCCTGTTCTTGTGTCGGCACTGTCCAATGACTCTTG CCCGTCACTGCAGTTTGAGGCGGCTTGGGCCCTGACCAACATTGCATCTGGAACAGCTGAGCAGACTGACACGCTGGTGCAAGCTGGCGCGGTGCCCCTGTTTGTGCGGCTGCTGGCCTCGTCCCATGCCAACGTGTGCGAGCAGGCCGTGTGGGCGCTGGGAAACATTGCAGGCGATGGCCCCAACCTGCGTGACCTTGTGCTGCAGGCTGGCATCCTCAAGCCCCTGCTGGCACTTGCCCGGCCAGATACCCCC GCACCATTCATCCGCAATGTGACATGGTCCCTCTCCAACTTGTGCCGTAACAAGAACCCACCTCCACCCTTCGAGACCATCCGTGAATGCTTGCCTACTCTGGCACAGCTCATCCATCACACTG ACCGGGAGGTGGTGGCAGATGCCTGCTGGGCCCTGTCATACCTGACGGACGGTGCCAACGAGCAGATCGAAGAAGTTGTGCAGCAACCTGGTGTGGTTGCCCGtctggtggagctgctgggcGGTGGGCAGCACCCTGTGTCGGTGGTGACGCCCGCCCTGCGTGCCCTGGGCAACATAGTGACGGGCAGCGACGCACAGACGCAGGCCGTAATCGACGCTGGCGCACTGGTGCCTCTGCGTGCCCTGCTGCGCCATCCAAAGTCGAACCTGCAGAAAGAGGCCGCCTGGGCCGTGTCCAACATCACCGCAGGCACCGAGCAACAGATCCAGGCCGTCGTGGACGCTGGCCTCATCGAGCCTCTGATTGAGGTGCTTGCCACAGGGGACGCCCGCAGCCAGAAGGAGGCCGTCTGGGCTGTCACCAACCTGACCTCGGGTGGCTCCCTCAGCCAG gcggtGTATGCACTGCAAGCAGGTGTGCTGCCACCAGTCTGCGATTTGCTCACCGTCCAAGACCCCAAAACCCTGCTGGTGGCCCTGGATGCCATTCGTAACCTCCTGGCAGCTGGTGACAGGCTGAACGAGCGAGATCATGTCTGCTCGATGATTGAGGAAGCTGGGGGCCTGGACAAGATCGAGGCTCTACAGCATCACGAGAATGCAGAGGTCTACCGTGCTTCTCTTGCCATCATTGAGGAGTACTTCTCAGAAGAG CCGGAAGATTACAACCTCGCACCTGAAGCTGGCGGCGACAGTTTTGCCTTTTCAGCACCAACCACCTCTGACCAGGGCTTCTCGTTTTGA